In Triticum aestivum cultivar Chinese Spring chromosome 5B, IWGSC CS RefSeq v2.1, whole genome shotgun sequence, the following proteins share a genomic window:
- the LOC123113783 gene encoding LEAF RUST 10 DISEASE-RESISTANCEUS RECEPTOR-LIKE PROTEIN KINASE-like 1.5 produces MPPRLLLLLLLLAAALPPPAAARLGDHEPPPPPPHPRARQHRAQSGGGGSGGASRVLTTALVAAASLLAVLLLYLCVAIAVRRIRGKGEGGRASRQQASQSSRAAAFLRRHGLHHSRPAFTYEQLRAATAGFDAARKLGDGGFGTVYLAYLPPAGRPAAVKRLHVPPSPSPSSATITKSFCNEVLILSALRHPHLVRLHGFCADPRALLLVYDFVPNGTLSHHLHRRGRAAASPLPPPLPWRTRLAMAAQIASALEYLHFAVKPHVVHRDVTSSNIFVEADMRARLGDFGLSRLLATPDACSTATGREVVCCTAPQGTPGYLDPDYHRSFQLTEKSDVYSFGVVVLELVTGLRPVDVGRERRDVTLADWVVSKIQIGELREVVDPPVLGELPGVMPSVEAVAELAFRCVAPDKDDRPDAREALAELRRIQGMIPELPNHKDSS; encoded by the coding sequence ATGCCCCCGcgtctcctgctcctgctcctcctcctggccgccgccctccCGCCGCCGGCCGCGGCCCGGCTCGGCGACCACGAGCCCCCTCCTCCGCCCCCGCACCCGCGCGCCCGCCAGCACCGGGcccagagcggcggcggcggcagcgggggcgcGAGCCGCGTGCTCACCaccgcgctcgtcgccgccgcgtCGCTCCTCGCCGTGCTCCTGCTCTACCTCTGCGTCGCCATCGCCGTGCGCCGCATCCGCGGGAAGGGGGAGGGCGGCCGCGCGTCGCGGCAGCAGGCCTCGCAGTCCTCCCGCGCGGCCGCGTTCCTCCGCCGCCACGGCCTGCACCACAGCCGCCCGGCCTTCACCTACGAGCAGCTCCGCGCGGCCACGGCCGGGTTCGACGCCGCGCgcaagctcggggacggcggcttCGGGACGGTGTACCTCGCGTACCTCCCGCccgccggccgccccgccgccgtcaAGCGGCTCCACGTGCCGCCCTCCCCGTCCCCGTCCTCCGCCACCATCACCAAGTCCTTCTGCAACGAGGTGCTCATCCTCTCCGCgctccgccacccgcacctcgtCCGCCTCCACGGCTTCTGCGCCGACCCGCGCGCGCTGCTCCTCGTCTACGACTTCGTCCCCAACGGCACCCTCTCGCACCACCTCCACCGCCGGGGCCGCGCggccgcctcgccgctgccgccgccgctcccctggCGGACCCGGCTCGCCATGGCGGCCCAGATCGCGTCGGCGCTCGAGTACCTCCACTTCGCGGTCAAGCCGCACGTGGTCCACCGCGACGTAACCTCCTCCAACATCTTCGTGGAGGCGGACATGCGCGCCCGGCTCGGCGACTTCGGCCTGTCCCGGCTCCTGGCGACGCCCGACGCCTGCTCCACGGCGACCGGGCGGGAGGTGGTGTGCTGCACCGCGCCGCAGGGGACTCCCGGGTACCTGGACCCGGACTACCACCGGTCGTTCCAGCTGACGGAGAAgagcgacgtgtacagcttcggcgtggtggtgctggagctggtgaCGGGGCTGCGGCCCGTGGACGTGGGCCGGGAGCGGCGGGACGTGACGCTGGCGGACTGGGTGGTGTCCAAGATCCAGATCGGCGAGCTGAGGGAGGTGGTGGACCCGCCGGTGCTGGGCGAGCTCCCCGGCGTGATGCCCAgcgtggaggcggtggcggagcttGCGTTCCGGTGCGTGGCGCCGGACAAGGACGACCGGCCCGACGCCCGGGAGGCGCTGGCCGAGCTGAGGAGGATCCAGGGGATGATCCCTGAGCTGCCCAACCACAAGGATTCCTCTTGA